One Calditrichia bacterium DNA window includes the following coding sequences:
- a CDS encoding zinc-dependent alcohol dehydrogenase family protein yields MKALYYETFGGPVSLQNLPDPAPSPSGVVISVKASGLCRSDWHGWMGHDPDIRLPHVPGHELAGEIVATGKNVTRWRIGDRVTVPFVGGCGSCPQCVSGNHQICDHQFQPGFTHWGSFAEFVAIDYADVNLVRLPDEMNVVTAASLGCRFVTSFRAVVAQGRVSGGEWVAVHGCGGVGLSAIMIANALGANVIAVDISDEKLEFAKNIGAIATVNAATSPDVVGQIREISDGGTHVSIDALGSATTCFNSIANLRKRGKHVQVGLMTGDHRHPKIPMDTVIANELEIVGSHGLQAHKYPTLLAMIAAGKLQPERLIGKTISLTEAAIALTQMDSFSGTGITVIDRF; encoded by the coding sequence ATGAAAGCGTTATATTACGAAACATTTGGCGGGCCGGTTTCACTGCAAAATCTGCCCGATCCAGCGCCATCGCCGAGCGGCGTGGTTATTTCGGTGAAAGCCAGCGGACTGTGCCGCAGCGATTGGCACGGCTGGATGGGGCACGATCCGGACATCCGGTTGCCGCATGTGCCGGGACACGAATTGGCCGGCGAAATCGTCGCAACCGGAAAAAATGTGACGCGCTGGCGCATCGGCGATCGCGTAACCGTTCCCTTTGTGGGTGGATGCGGCAGTTGCCCGCAGTGCGTTTCCGGCAATCACCAGATTTGCGATCACCAGTTTCAGCCGGGATTCACCCATTGGGGGTCGTTTGCGGAATTTGTGGCGATCGATTATGCCGATGTCAACCTCGTTCGCTTGCCGGATGAGATGAATGTCGTGACTGCCGCCAGTCTCGGCTGCCGTTTTGTGACATCGTTTCGCGCAGTCGTTGCGCAGGGTCGGGTTTCCGGCGGAGAGTGGGTGGCAGTGCACGGTTGCGGCGGCGTCGGGCTTTCGGCGATCATGATTGCCAACGCACTCGGCGCGAATGTCATCGCAGTCGATATTTCCGATGAAAAATTGGAATTCGCGAAAAACATCGGCGCGATTGCCACAGTGAACGCAGCAACTTCGCCGGATGTGGTCGGGCAAATTCGGGAAATCAGCGATGGCGGGACGCATGTGTCCATCGATGCGCTGGGCAGCGCGACAACCTGTTTCAATTCTATCGCCAATTTGCGAAAGCGCGGCAAACATGTGCAGGTTGGATTGATGACCGGCGATCACCGTCATCCAAAAATCCCGATGGACACAGTGATTGCCAACGAGTTGGAAATTGTGGGCAGCCACGGGTTGCAGGCGCACAAATACCCGACGTTGCTGGCGATGATCGCCGCCGGAAAATTGCAGCCGGAACGGTTGATCGGCAAAACCATCTCGCTCACCGAAGCAGCAATTGCACTCACCCAAATGGATTCGTTCAGCGGCACCGGCATCACGGTGATTGACCGGTTTTGA
- a CDS encoding class I SAM-dependent methyltransferase, whose protein sequence is MNLYEKYILPKVVHHTCGIGPVMKQRKKIVPLAEGNVLEIGFGSGRNLAFYDPAKIKRLWALEPSREMWSLAENAVREFPAKLDYLENGAEDVPLGNRSVDTIVVTFSLCTIPAVDTALAEARRVLKSGGKLLFCEHGIAPDASVRRWQNRLNPVWKIFSGGCNLNRQVPQIIENAGFTIAKMDTMYLPGWKPATFNYWGIAVNP, encoded by the coding sequence ATGAATCTTTACGAAAAATACATTTTACCGAAAGTTGTTCATCACACTTGCGGCATCGGTCCGGTGATGAAACAGCGCAAAAAAATTGTACCGCTTGCCGAAGGTAATGTGCTGGAAATCGGTTTCGGCTCCGGCAGGAATCTGGCGTTTTACGATCCCGCCAAAATCAAACGGTTGTGGGCGCTGGAGCCATCCCGCGAAATGTGGTCGCTTGCTGAAAATGCGGTTCGGGAATTTCCGGCAAAATTGGACTATCTCGAAAACGGTGCGGAAGATGTGCCGTTGGGGAATCGTAGCGTCGATACCATCGTTGTCACCTTCTCGTTGTGCACCATTCCTGCGGTTGACACAGCGTTGGCAGAAGCCCGCCGTGTGCTGAAATCCGGCGGCAAACTGCTGTTTTGCGAGCACGGCATCGCTCCGGATGCGAGCGTCCGACGTTGGCAAAACAGGTTGAATCCGGTTTGGAAAATTTTCAGCGGGGGATGCAACCTCAATCGCCAGGTGCCACAAATTATTGAAAATGCAGGATTTACCATAGCTAAAATGGATACAATGTATTTACCCGGTTGGAAACCCGCAACATTCAATTATTGGGGAATTGCTGTAAATCCGTAA
- a CDS encoding peptidoglycan DD-metalloendopeptidase family protein, with protein sequence MKTVVLSKIFPILCCLMLSGILSAQDATSARSELQQLRSEISDLESKLKSASSKLQNEMENLKNFDQQVSLTTKALRLLRNEIRQSERELVVLNTQIDSLNGQIRRLQGLLREQVVFAYKYQRDREWDWLLGSENFNQAVVRYRYFQSVSDNGQRMFERLKTKQAELETLQSARVTALESQKQMANEKAAEQKALEKKRVSRQALVDKISRNTKLYEQAIVTKKESASRLQNLIASLQRERDGSSAPTEIRPEIDWSRVKGNFAGQRKKLNWPVEGKIVHPFGNYKNPRLKTVLVNNGIDIQAKKGAEVRCVFSGVVSTITYISGFGNTIIVDHNNGYYTVYAHLDEVLVNKFQVVDAGTILGTVGDTGSLEGAKLHFEIYGNNQPQNPTLWLNK encoded by the coding sequence ATGAAAACCGTCGTTTTGTCGAAGATTTTCCCGATTTTGTGTTGCCTGATGTTGTCCGGCATTTTATCCGCACAGGATGCAACTTCCGCTCGATCAGAGTTGCAACAGCTGCGGTCAGAAATTTCCGATCTGGAAAGCAAGCTGAAATCGGCATCCAGCAAGCTGCAAAATGAGATGGAAAATCTCAAAAATTTTGATCAGCAAGTGAGTTTGACGACCAAAGCCTTACGCCTGCTGCGCAATGAAATTCGCCAGAGTGAACGGGAACTGGTCGTGCTAAACACCCAAATTGATTCGCTGAACGGACAAATCCGACGGCTGCAAGGGTTGCTCCGCGAGCAGGTGGTTTTCGCCTACAAATACCAGCGTGATCGCGAATGGGACTGGTTGCTCGGATCGGAAAATTTTAATCAGGCGGTGGTGCGCTATCGCTATTTTCAGTCGGTTTCGGATAACGGACAACGCATGTTCGAACGGTTGAAAACGAAACAGGCGGAGCTGGAAACCCTGCAATCCGCACGGGTAACCGCGTTGGAATCCCAAAAACAAATGGCCAACGAAAAAGCGGCAGAGCAAAAAGCGTTGGAAAAAAAGCGGGTTTCCCGGCAGGCGTTGGTGGATAAAATTTCCCGGAACACAAAATTATATGAGCAGGCGATTGTCACCAAAAAAGAAAGCGCCTCGCGGTTGCAAAATTTGATTGCATCATTGCAGCGCGAACGCGACGGCAGCAGCGCGCCAACGGAAATTCGCCCGGAAATTGACTGGAGCCGCGTAAAAGGTAATTTTGCCGGTCAGCGCAAAAAATTGAATTGGCCGGTTGAAGGGAAAATCGTGCACCCGTTTGGCAATTATAAAAATCCCCGGTTGAAAACCGTTTTGGTGAACAACGGCATCGATATTCAGGCGAAAAAAGGTGCAGAAGTGCGCTGCGTTTTTTCCGGCGTTGTGAGCACAATTACCTACATCAGCGGTTTTGGCAATACGATCATTGTTGATCACAACAACGGGTATTACACGGTTTACGCACATTTGGATGAGGTGCTGGTCAACAAATTTCAGGTGGTGGATGCCGGAACAATTCTCGGTACTGTGGGCGACACCGGCTCGCTGGAAGGCGCCAAACTACACTTTGAGATTTACGGAAACAACCAGCCGCAAAACCCCACGCTTTGGCTTAACAAATAA